A portion of the Homo sapiens chromosome 16, GRCh38.p14 Primary Assembly genome contains these proteins:
- the ATXN2L gene encoding ataxin-2-like protein isoform 11 (isoform 11 is encoded by transcript variant 14), which yields MLKPQPLQQPSQPQQPPPTQQAVARRPPGGTSPPNGGLPGPLATSAAPPGPPAAASPCLGPVAAAGSGLRRGAEGILAPQPPPPQQHQERPGAAAIGSARGQSTGKGPPQSPVFEGVYNNSRMLHFLTAVVGSTCDVKVKNGTTYEGIFKTLSSKFELAVDAVHRKASEPAGGPRREDIVDTMVFKPSDVMLVHFRNVDFNYATKDKFTDSAIAMNSKVNGEHKEKVLQRWEGGDSNSDDYDLESDMSNGWDPNEMFKFNEENYGVKTTYDSSLSSYTVPLEKDNSEEFRQRELRAAQLAREIESSPQYRLRIAMENDDGRTEEEKHSAVQRQGSGRESPSLASREGKYIPLPQRVREGPRGGVRCSSSRGGRPGLSSLPPRGPHHLDNSSPGPGSEARGINGGPSRMSPKAQRPLRGAKTLSSPSNRPSGETSVPPPPAAPPFLPVGRMYPPRSPKSAAPAPISASCPEPPIGSAVPTSSASIPVTSSVSDPGVGSISPASPKISLAPTDVKELSTKEPGRTLEPQELARIAGKVPGLQNEQKRFQLEELRKFGAQFKLQPSSSPENSLDPFPPRILKEEPKGKEKEVDGLLTSEPMGSPVSSKTESVSDKEDKPPLAPSGGTEGPEQPPPPCPSQTGSPPVGLIKGEDKDEGPVAEQVKKSTLNPNAKEFNPTKPLLSVNKSTSTPTSPGPRTHSTPSIPVLTAGQSGLYSPQYISYIPQIHMGPAVQAPQMYPYPVSNSVPGQQGKYRGAKGSLPPQRSDQHQPASAPPMMQAAAAAGPPLVAATPYSSYIPYNPQQFPGQPAMMQPMAHYPSQPVFAPMLQSNPRMLTSGSHPQAIVSSSTPQYPSAEQPTPQALYATVHQSYPHHATQLHAHQPQPATTPTGSQPQSQHAAPSPVQHQAGQAPHLGSGQPQQNLYHPGALTGTPPSLPPGPSAQSPQSSFPQPAAVYAIHHQQLPHGFTNMAHVTQAHVQTGITAAPPPHPGAPHPPQVMLLHPPQSHGGPPQGAVPQSGVPALSASTPSPYPYIGHPQGEQPGQAPGFPGGADDRIREFSLAGGIWHGRAEGLQVGQDARVLGGE from the exons ATGTTGAAGCCTCAGCCGCTACAACAGccctcccagccccagcagcCGCCCCCCACGCAACAGGCCGTGGCCCGTCGGCCCCCCGGGGGCACCAGCCCTCCCAACGGCGGCCTCCCGGGGCCGCTGGCCACCTCTGCGGCTCCTCCCGGGCCTCCAGCGGCCGCCTCCCCCTGCCTGGGGCCTGTGGCCGCTGCCGGGAGCGGGCTCCGCCGGGGAGCCGAAGGCATCTTGgcgccgcagccgccgccgccgcagcaaCACCAGGAGAGGCCGGGGGCAGCCGCCATCGGCAGCGCCAG ggGACAGAGCACAGGAAAGGGACCCCCACAGTCACCT GTGTTTGAAGGCGTCTACAACAATTCCAGAATGCTGCATTTCCTTACAGCTGTTGTG GGCTCCACTTGTGATGTAAAGGTGAAAAATGGTACCACTTATGAGGGTATCTTCAAGACGCTAAGCTCAAAG TTTGAACTAGCCGTGGATGCTGTGCACCGGAAAGCATCTGAGCCAGCAGGTGGCCCTCGTCGGGAGGACATTGTGGACACCATGGTGTTTAAGCCAAGTGATGTCATGCTTGTTCACTTCCGAAATGTTGACTTCAACTATGCTACTAAAG ACAAGTTCACCGATTCAGCCATTGCCATGAACTCGAAAGTGAATGGGGAACACAAAGAGAAGGTGCTTCAGCGCTGGGAGGGGGGTGACAGCAACAGCGACGACTATGACCTCGAGTCTGACATG tccAATGGATGGGACCCCAATGAAATGTTCAAGTTCAATGAGGAGAACTACGGTGTGAAGACTACCTATGATAGCAGTCTTTCTTCTTATAC GGTGCCCTTAGAAAAGGACAACTCAGAAGAGTTTCGTCAGCGAGAGCTGCGTGCGGCCCAGTTGGCTCGAGAGATTGAATCAAGCCCCCAGTACCGCCTACGGATCGCCATGGAGAACGACGATGGGCGCACTGAAGAGGAGAAGCACAGTGCAGTCCAGCGGCAGGGCTCAGGGCGGGAGAGCCCCAGCTTGGCATCCAG GGAGGGGAAGTATATCCCTCTGCCTCAACGAGTCCGGGAAGGTCCCCGGGGAGGAGTTCGATGCAGCAGCTCTCGGGGCGGTCGGCCTGGCCTTAGCTCTTTGCCACCTCGTGGCCCTCACCATCTGGACAACAGCAGCCCTGGCCCAGGTTCTGAGGCCCGTGGTATCAATGGAG gcCCTTCCCGCATGTCCCCAAAGGCACAACGGCCTCTGAGAGGTGCCAAGACTCTGTCTTCGCCCAGTAATAGGCCTTCTGGAGAAACTTCTGTTCCACCTCCTCCTGCAG CTCCCCCTTTTCTTCCAGTGGGCCGGATGTATCCCCCGCGTTCTCCCAAGTCTGCTGCCCCTGCCCCAATCTCAGCTTCCTGTCCAGAGCCTCCCATCGGCTCGGCAGTGCCAACCTCTTCAGCCTCCATCCCTGTGACCTCATCAGTCTCAGATCCTGGAGTGGGCTCCATTTCTCCAGCTTCTCCAAAGATCTCCCTGGCCCCCACAGATG TAAAAGAACTCTCTACCAAGGAACCTGGGAGAACTCTGGAGCCCCAGGAGCTGGCTCGGATAGCTGGGAAAG TCCCTGGTCTTCAGAATGAACAGAAACGATTCCAACTGGAAGAACTGAGAAAGTTTGGGGCCCAGTTTAAG CTTCAGCCCAGTAGCTCCCCTGAGAACAGCCTGGATCCTTTTCCTCCCCGGATCTTAAAGGAGGAGcccaaaggaaaggagaaagaggttgatgGTCTGTTGACTTCAGAGCCCATGGGGTCTCCCGTCTCCTCCAAGACAGAGTCCGTATCGGATAAGGAGGACAAACCACCCCTGGCACCATCAGGAGGCACTGAGGGGCCAGAGCAGCCCCCACCACCTTGTCCAAGCCAAACTGGCAGCCCCCCGGTGGGCCTCATCAAGGGAGAAGACAAAGATGAGGGCCCTGTTGCTGA ACAAGTAAAGAAATCAACGTTGAACCCTAATGCTAAGGAGTTCAATCCTACAAAGCCTCTGCTGTCTGTG AATAAATCCACCAGTACCCCAACTTCTCCGGGGCCCCGGACTCATTCAACTCCCTCCATCCCGGTGCTGACAGCAGGCCAGAGTGGGCTATACAGCCCCCAGTACATCTCCTACATACCTCAGATCCACATGGGACCAGCTGTGCAG GCACCTCAGATGTATCCATATCCTGTATCCAATTCAGTGCCTGGGCAGCAGGGCAAGTACCGGGGAGCAAAAG gcTCCCTTCCTCCGCAGCGCTCGGACCAACACCAGCCAGCCTCAGCCCCGCCGATGATGCAGGCCGCCGCGGCTGCTGGCCCGCCTCTGGTGGCTGCCACGCCCTATTCTTCCTACATCCCCTACAACCCTCAGCAGTTCCCAGGCCAGCCAGCCATGATGCAGCCCATGGCCCACTACCCCTCACAG CCGGTGTTTGCCCCCATGCTTCAGAGCAACCCACGCATGCTGACGTCGGGCAGCCATCCCCAGGCCATCGTGTCATCCTCTACCCCTCAGTACCCTTCTGCAGAGCAGCCTACCCCCCAAGCCCTTTATG CCACTGTTCACCAGTCCTACCCACACCATGCCACACAGCTCCATGCCCACCAGCCGCAGCCGGCTACCACGCCTACTGGAAGCCAGCCGCAGTCCCAGCATGCGGCCCCCAGTCCTGTCCAG CATCAGGCGGGGCAGGCCCCACACTTGGGCAGTGGACAGCCACAGCAGAATCTGTACCACCCAGGGGCCCTGACAGGCACGCCGCCCTCTCTGCCACCGGGACCTTCTGCCCAGTCCCCTCAGAGCAGCTTCCCCCAGCCAGCCGCTGTGTATGCCATCCACCACCAGCAGCTGCCCCACGGCTtcaccaacatggcccatgttACCCAG gCCCATGTCCAAACTGGAATCACAGCAGCCCCGCCCCCTCACCCTGGGGCTCCCCACCCgccccaggtgatgctgctgcaCCCACCCCAGAGTCATGGGGGGCCCCCCCAAGGCGCGGTGCCCCAGAGTGGGGTGCCTGCACTCTCAGCTTCCACACCCTCACCCTACCCCTACATCGGACACCCCCAAGGTGAGCAGCCTGGCCAGGCGCCTGGATTTCCAGGAGGAGCCGATGACAGGATTCGTGAGTTCTCATTAGCTGGGGGAATTTGGCATGGAAGAGCTGAGGGGCTGCAGGTGGGGCAGGATGCACGGGTTCTGGGTGGGGAGTGA
- the ATXN2L gene encoding ataxin-2-like protein isoform 10 (isoform 10 is encoded by transcript variant 13), translated as MLKPQPLQQPSQPQQPPPTQQAVARRPPGGTSPPNGGLPGPLATSAAPPGPPAAASPCLGPVAAAGSGLRRGAEGILAPQPPPPQQHQERPGAAAIGSARGQSTGKGPPQSPVFEGVYNNSRMLHFLTAVVGSTCDVKVKNGTTYEGIFKTLSSKFELAVDAVHRKASEPAGGPRREDIVDTMVFKPSDVMLVHFRNVDFNYATKDKFTDSAIAMNSKVNGEHKEKVLQRWEGGDSNSDDYDLESDMSNGWDPNEMFKFNEENYGVKTTYDSSLSSYTVPLEKDNSEEFRQRELRAAQLAREIESSPQYRLRIAMENDDGRTEEEKHSAVQRQGSGRESPSLASREGKYIPLPQRVREGPRGGVRCSSSRGGRPGLSSLPPRGPHHLDNSSPGPGSEARGINGGPSRMSPKAQRPLRGAKTLSSPSNRPSGETSVPPPPAAPPFLPVGRMYPPRSPKSAAPAPISASCPEPPIGSAVPTSSASIPVTSSVSDPGVGSISPASPKISLAPTDVKELSTKEPGRTLEPQELARIAGKVPGLQNEQKRFQLEELRKFGAQFKLQPSSSPENSLDPFPPRILKEEPKGKEKEVDGLLTSEPMGSPVSSKTESVSDKEDKPPLAPSGGTEGPEQPPPPCPSQTGSPPVGLIKGEDKDEGPVAEQVKKSTLNPNAKEFNPTKPLLSVNKSTSTPTSPGPRTHSTPSIPVLTAGQSGLYSPQYISYIPQIHMGPAVQAPQMYPYPVSNSVPGQQGKYRGAKGSLPPQRSDQHQPASAPPMMQAAAAAGPPLVAATPYSSYIPYNPQQFPGQPAMMQPMAHYPSQPVFAPMLQSNPRMLTSGSHPQAIVSSSTPQYPSAEQPTPQALYATVHQSYPHHATQLHAHQPQPATTPTGSQPQSQHAAPSPVQQHQAGQAPHLGSGQPQQNLYHPGALTGTPPSLPPGPSAQSPQSSFPQPAAVYAIHHQQLPHGFTNMAHVTQAHVQTGITAAPPPHPGAPHPPQVMLLHPPQSHGGPPQGAVPQSGVPALSASTPSPYPYIGHPQGEQPGQAPGFPGGADDRIREFSLAGGIWHGRAEGLQVGQDARVLGGE; from the exons ATGTTGAAGCCTCAGCCGCTACAACAGccctcccagccccagcagcCGCCCCCCACGCAACAGGCCGTGGCCCGTCGGCCCCCCGGGGGCACCAGCCCTCCCAACGGCGGCCTCCCGGGGCCGCTGGCCACCTCTGCGGCTCCTCCCGGGCCTCCAGCGGCCGCCTCCCCCTGCCTGGGGCCTGTGGCCGCTGCCGGGAGCGGGCTCCGCCGGGGAGCCGAAGGCATCTTGgcgccgcagccgccgccgccgcagcaaCACCAGGAGAGGCCGGGGGCAGCCGCCATCGGCAGCGCCAG ggGACAGAGCACAGGAAAGGGACCCCCACAGTCACCT GTGTTTGAAGGCGTCTACAACAATTCCAGAATGCTGCATTTCCTTACAGCTGTTGTG GGCTCCACTTGTGATGTAAAGGTGAAAAATGGTACCACTTATGAGGGTATCTTCAAGACGCTAAGCTCAAAG TTTGAACTAGCCGTGGATGCTGTGCACCGGAAAGCATCTGAGCCAGCAGGTGGCCCTCGTCGGGAGGACATTGTGGACACCATGGTGTTTAAGCCAAGTGATGTCATGCTTGTTCACTTCCGAAATGTTGACTTCAACTATGCTACTAAAG ACAAGTTCACCGATTCAGCCATTGCCATGAACTCGAAAGTGAATGGGGAACACAAAGAGAAGGTGCTTCAGCGCTGGGAGGGGGGTGACAGCAACAGCGACGACTATGACCTCGAGTCTGACATG tccAATGGATGGGACCCCAATGAAATGTTCAAGTTCAATGAGGAGAACTACGGTGTGAAGACTACCTATGATAGCAGTCTTTCTTCTTATAC GGTGCCCTTAGAAAAGGACAACTCAGAAGAGTTTCGTCAGCGAGAGCTGCGTGCGGCCCAGTTGGCTCGAGAGATTGAATCAAGCCCCCAGTACCGCCTACGGATCGCCATGGAGAACGACGATGGGCGCACTGAAGAGGAGAAGCACAGTGCAGTCCAGCGGCAGGGCTCAGGGCGGGAGAGCCCCAGCTTGGCATCCAG GGAGGGGAAGTATATCCCTCTGCCTCAACGAGTCCGGGAAGGTCCCCGGGGAGGAGTTCGATGCAGCAGCTCTCGGGGCGGTCGGCCTGGCCTTAGCTCTTTGCCACCTCGTGGCCCTCACCATCTGGACAACAGCAGCCCTGGCCCAGGTTCTGAGGCCCGTGGTATCAATGGAG gcCCTTCCCGCATGTCCCCAAAGGCACAACGGCCTCTGAGAGGTGCCAAGACTCTGTCTTCGCCCAGTAATAGGCCTTCTGGAGAAACTTCTGTTCCACCTCCTCCTGCAG CTCCCCCTTTTCTTCCAGTGGGCCGGATGTATCCCCCGCGTTCTCCCAAGTCTGCTGCCCCTGCCCCAATCTCAGCTTCCTGTCCAGAGCCTCCCATCGGCTCGGCAGTGCCAACCTCTTCAGCCTCCATCCCTGTGACCTCATCAGTCTCAGATCCTGGAGTGGGCTCCATTTCTCCAGCTTCTCCAAAGATCTCCCTGGCCCCCACAGATG TAAAAGAACTCTCTACCAAGGAACCTGGGAGAACTCTGGAGCCCCAGGAGCTGGCTCGGATAGCTGGGAAAG TCCCTGGTCTTCAGAATGAACAGAAACGATTCCAACTGGAAGAACTGAGAAAGTTTGGGGCCCAGTTTAAG CTTCAGCCCAGTAGCTCCCCTGAGAACAGCCTGGATCCTTTTCCTCCCCGGATCTTAAAGGAGGAGcccaaaggaaaggagaaagaggttgatgGTCTGTTGACTTCAGAGCCCATGGGGTCTCCCGTCTCCTCCAAGACAGAGTCCGTATCGGATAAGGAGGACAAACCACCCCTGGCACCATCAGGAGGCACTGAGGGGCCAGAGCAGCCCCCACCACCTTGTCCAAGCCAAACTGGCAGCCCCCCGGTGGGCCTCATCAAGGGAGAAGACAAAGATGAGGGCCCTGTTGCTGA ACAAGTAAAGAAATCAACGTTGAACCCTAATGCTAAGGAGTTCAATCCTACAAAGCCTCTGCTGTCTGTG AATAAATCCACCAGTACCCCAACTTCTCCGGGGCCCCGGACTCATTCAACTCCCTCCATCCCGGTGCTGACAGCAGGCCAGAGTGGGCTATACAGCCCCCAGTACATCTCCTACATACCTCAGATCCACATGGGACCAGCTGTGCAG GCACCTCAGATGTATCCATATCCTGTATCCAATTCAGTGCCTGGGCAGCAGGGCAAGTACCGGGGAGCAAAAG gcTCCCTTCCTCCGCAGCGCTCGGACCAACACCAGCCAGCCTCAGCCCCGCCGATGATGCAGGCCGCCGCGGCTGCTGGCCCGCCTCTGGTGGCTGCCACGCCCTATTCTTCCTACATCCCCTACAACCCTCAGCAGTTCCCAGGCCAGCCAGCCATGATGCAGCCCATGGCCCACTACCCCTCACAG CCGGTGTTTGCCCCCATGCTTCAGAGCAACCCACGCATGCTGACGTCGGGCAGCCATCCCCAGGCCATCGTGTCATCCTCTACCCCTCAGTACCCTTCTGCAGAGCAGCCTACCCCCCAAGCCCTTTATG CCACTGTTCACCAGTCCTACCCACACCATGCCACACAGCTCCATGCCCACCAGCCGCAGCCGGCTACCACGCCTACTGGAAGCCAGCCGCAGTCCCAGCATGCGGCCCCCAGTCCTGTCCAG CAGCATCAGGCGGGGCAGGCCCCACACTTGGGCAGTGGACAGCCACAGCAGAATCTGTACCACCCAGGGGCCCTGACAGGCACGCCGCCCTCTCTGCCACCGGGACCTTCTGCCCAGTCCCCTCAGAGCAGCTTCCCCCAGCCAGCCGCTGTGTATGCCATCCACCACCAGCAGCTGCCCCACGGCTtcaccaacatggcccatgttACCCAG gCCCATGTCCAAACTGGAATCACAGCAGCCCCGCCCCCTCACCCTGGGGCTCCCCACCCgccccaggtgatgctgctgcaCCCACCCCAGAGTCATGGGGGGCCCCCCCAAGGCGCGGTGCCCCAGAGTGGGGTGCCTGCACTCTCAGCTTCCACACCCTCACCCTACCCCTACATCGGACACCCCCAAGGTGAGCAGCCTGGCCAGGCGCCTGGATTTCCAGGAGGAGCCGATGACAGGATTCGTGAGTTCTCATTAGCTGGGGGAATTTGGCATGGAAGAGCTGAGGGGCTGCAGGTGGGGCAGGATGCACGGGTTCTGGGTGGGGAGTGA
- the ATXN2L gene encoding ataxin-2-like protein isoform 13 (isoform 13 is encoded by transcript variant 16), translating into MLKPQPLQQPSQPQQPPPTQQAVARRPPGGTSPPNGGLPGPLATSAAPPGPPAAASPCLGPVAAAGSGLRRGAEGILAPQPPPPQQHQERPGAAAIGSARGQSTGKGPPQSPVFEGVYNNSRMLHFLTAVVGSTCDVKVKNGTTYEGIFKTLSSKFELAVDAVHRKASEPAGGPRREDIVDTMVFKPSDVMLVHFRNVDFNYATKDKFTDSAIAMNSKVNGEHKEKVLQRWEGGDSNSDDYDLESDMSNGWDPNEMFKFNEENYGVKTTYDSSLSSYTVPLEKDNSEEFRQRELRAAQLAREIESSPQYRLRIAMENDDGRTEEEKHSAVQRQGSGRESPSLASREGKYIPLPQRVREGPRGGVRCSSSRGGRPGLSSLPPRGPHHLDNSSPGPGSEARGINGGPSRMSPKAQRPLRGAKTLSSPSNRPSGETSVPPPPAVGRMYPPRSPKSAAPAPISASCPEPPIGSAVPTSSASIPVTSSVSDPGVGSISPASPKISLAPTDVKELSTKEPGRTLEPQELARIAGKVPGLQNEQKRFQLEELRKFGAQFKLQPSSSPENSLDPFPPRILKEEPKGKEKEVDGLLTSEPMGSPVSSKTESVSDKEDKPPLAPSGGTEGPEQPPPPCPSQTGSPPVGLIKGEDKDEGPVAEQVKKSTLNPNAKEFNPTKPLLSVNKSTSTPTSPGPRTHSTPSIPVLTAGQSGLYSPQYISYIPQIHMGPAVQAPQMYPYPVSNSVPGQQGKYRGAKGSLPPQRSDQHQPASAPPMMQAAAAAGPPLVAATPYSSYIPYNPQQFPGQPAMMQPMAHYPSQPVFAPMLQSNPRMLTSGSHPQAIVSSSTPQYPSAEQPTPQALYATVHQSYPHHATQLHAHQPQPATTPTGSQPQSQHAAPSPVQHQAGQAPHLGSGQPQQNLYHPGALTGTPPSLPPGPSAQSPQSSFPQPAAVYAIHHQQLPHGFTNMAHVTQAHVQTGITAAPPPHPGAPHPPQVMLLHPPQSHGGPPQGAVPQSGVPALSASTPSPYPYIGHPQVCRVGRSHSRRRQGLAPGSVLCFPPSSLSCDPAAPLPTASPALSDPDCLLT; encoded by the exons ATGTTGAAGCCTCAGCCGCTACAACAGccctcccagccccagcagcCGCCCCCCACGCAACAGGCCGTGGCCCGTCGGCCCCCCGGGGGCACCAGCCCTCCCAACGGCGGCCTCCCGGGGCCGCTGGCCACCTCTGCGGCTCCTCCCGGGCCTCCAGCGGCCGCCTCCCCCTGCCTGGGGCCTGTGGCCGCTGCCGGGAGCGGGCTCCGCCGGGGAGCCGAAGGCATCTTGgcgccgcagccgccgccgccgcagcaaCACCAGGAGAGGCCGGGGGCAGCCGCCATCGGCAGCGCCAG ggGACAGAGCACAGGAAAGGGACCCCCACAGTCACCT GTGTTTGAAGGCGTCTACAACAATTCCAGAATGCTGCATTTCCTTACAGCTGTTGTG GGCTCCACTTGTGATGTAAAGGTGAAAAATGGTACCACTTATGAGGGTATCTTCAAGACGCTAAGCTCAAAG TTTGAACTAGCCGTGGATGCTGTGCACCGGAAAGCATCTGAGCCAGCAGGTGGCCCTCGTCGGGAGGACATTGTGGACACCATGGTGTTTAAGCCAAGTGATGTCATGCTTGTTCACTTCCGAAATGTTGACTTCAACTATGCTACTAAAG ACAAGTTCACCGATTCAGCCATTGCCATGAACTCGAAAGTGAATGGGGAACACAAAGAGAAGGTGCTTCAGCGCTGGGAGGGGGGTGACAGCAACAGCGACGACTATGACCTCGAGTCTGACATG tccAATGGATGGGACCCCAATGAAATGTTCAAGTTCAATGAGGAGAACTACGGTGTGAAGACTACCTATGATAGCAGTCTTTCTTCTTATAC GGTGCCCTTAGAAAAGGACAACTCAGAAGAGTTTCGTCAGCGAGAGCTGCGTGCGGCCCAGTTGGCTCGAGAGATTGAATCAAGCCCCCAGTACCGCCTACGGATCGCCATGGAGAACGACGATGGGCGCACTGAAGAGGAGAAGCACAGTGCAGTCCAGCGGCAGGGCTCAGGGCGGGAGAGCCCCAGCTTGGCATCCAG GGAGGGGAAGTATATCCCTCTGCCTCAACGAGTCCGGGAAGGTCCCCGGGGAGGAGTTCGATGCAGCAGCTCTCGGGGCGGTCGGCCTGGCCTTAGCTCTTTGCCACCTCGTGGCCCTCACCATCTGGACAACAGCAGCCCTGGCCCAGGTTCTGAGGCCCGTGGTATCAATGGAG gcCCTTCCCGCATGTCCCCAAAGGCACAACGGCCTCTGAGAGGTGCCAAGACTCTGTCTTCGCCCAGTAATAGGCCTTCTGGAGAAACTTCTGTTCCACCTCCTCCTGCAG TGGGCCGGATGTATCCCCCGCGTTCTCCCAAGTCTGCTGCCCCTGCCCCAATCTCAGCTTCCTGTCCAGAGCCTCCCATCGGCTCGGCAGTGCCAACCTCTTCAGCCTCCATCCCTGTGACCTCATCAGTCTCAGATCCTGGAGTGGGCTCCATTTCTCCAGCTTCTCCAAAGATCTCCCTGGCCCCCACAGATG TAAAAGAACTCTCTACCAAGGAACCTGGGAGAACTCTGGAGCCCCAGGAGCTGGCTCGGATAGCTGGGAAAG TCCCTGGTCTTCAGAATGAACAGAAACGATTCCAACTGGAAGAACTGAGAAAGTTTGGGGCCCAGTTTAAG CTTCAGCCCAGTAGCTCCCCTGAGAACAGCCTGGATCCTTTTCCTCCCCGGATCTTAAAGGAGGAGcccaaaggaaaggagaaagaggttgatgGTCTGTTGACTTCAGAGCCCATGGGGTCTCCCGTCTCCTCCAAGACAGAGTCCGTATCGGATAAGGAGGACAAACCACCCCTGGCACCATCAGGAGGCACTGAGGGGCCAGAGCAGCCCCCACCACCTTGTCCAAGCCAAACTGGCAGCCCCCCGGTGGGCCTCATCAAGGGAGAAGACAAAGATGAGGGCCCTGTTGCTGA ACAAGTAAAGAAATCAACGTTGAACCCTAATGCTAAGGAGTTCAATCCTACAAAGCCTCTGCTGTCTGTG AATAAATCCACCAGTACCCCAACTTCTCCGGGGCCCCGGACTCATTCAACTCCCTCCATCCCGGTGCTGACAGCAGGCCAGAGTGGGCTATACAGCCCCCAGTACATCTCCTACATACCTCAGATCCACATGGGACCAGCTGTGCAG GCACCTCAGATGTATCCATATCCTGTATCCAATTCAGTGCCTGGGCAGCAGGGCAAGTACCGGGGAGCAAAAG gcTCCCTTCCTCCGCAGCGCTCGGACCAACACCAGCCAGCCTCAGCCCCGCCGATGATGCAGGCCGCCGCGGCTGCTGGCCCGCCTCTGGTGGCTGCCACGCCCTATTCTTCCTACATCCCCTACAACCCTCAGCAGTTCCCAGGCCAGCCAGCCATGATGCAGCCCATGGCCCACTACCCCTCACAG CCGGTGTTTGCCCCCATGCTTCAGAGCAACCCACGCATGCTGACGTCGGGCAGCCATCCCCAGGCCATCGTGTCATCCTCTACCCCTCAGTACCCTTCTGCAGAGCAGCCTACCCCCCAAGCCCTTTATG CCACTGTTCACCAGTCCTACCCACACCATGCCACACAGCTCCATGCCCACCAGCCGCAGCCGGCTACCACGCCTACTGGAAGCCAGCCGCAGTCCCAGCATGCGGCCCCCAGTCCTGTCCAG CATCAGGCGGGGCAGGCCCCACACTTGGGCAGTGGACAGCCACAGCAGAATCTGTACCACCCAGGGGCCCTGACAGGCACGCCGCCCTCTCTGCCACCGGGACCTTCTGCCCAGTCCCCTCAGAGCAGCTTCCCCCAGCCAGCCGCTGTGTATGCCATCCACCACCAGCAGCTGCCCCACGGCTtcaccaacatggcccatgttACCCAG gCCCATGTCCAAACTGGAATCACAGCAGCCCCGCCCCCTCACCCTGGGGCTCCCCACCCgccccaggtgatgctgctgcaCCCACCCCAGAGTCATGGGGGGCCCCCCCAAGGCGCGGTGCCCCAGAGTGGGGTGCCTGCACTCTCAGCTTCCACACCCTCACCCTACCCCTACATCGGACACCCCCAAG TATGTAGGGTGGGCAGAAGCCACAGTCGCCGCCGCCAGGGGCTTGCTCCTGGCTCTGTCCTTTGCTTCCCTCCGTCCTCGCTCAGTTGTGATCCAGCAGCccccctccccactgcctcccCAGCTCTCAGTGACCCCGACTGTCTCCTGACTTAG